One Geothermobacter hydrogeniphilus genomic window, GACGTGATGCTGATCTACTTCACCTCCGGTACCACCAGATTCCCGAAAATGGTACCCCACACCCAGGCCTCCTACGGCATCGGCCATATCATCACTGCCAAGTTCTGGCAGGATCTCAAGCCGACCGACCTGCACTGGACCCTCTCCGACACCGGCTGGGCCAAGGCCGCCTGGGGCAAAATGTTCGGCCAGTGGCAGATTGGCTGCGCAGTGATGGTCCACGACGCCGACGCCAAGTTCAACGCCAAAACCCACCTCAAGCTGATGGAGAGCTGCGGCGTCACCACTTTCTGCGCGCCGCCGACCGTCTACCGGATGCTGGTGCTGGAGGACCTGAGCCGCTATGATCTTACCGGTATCCGCCATTCTCTGGCTGCCGGCGAGCCGCTCAATCCGGAGATCATCAAGGTCTGGCAGGAGCACACCGGCACCACCATCTACGACGGTTTCGGCCAGACCGAATCGGTCAACCTGATCGCCAACTACCCCTGCATGGAGATCCGTCCCGGCTCGATGGGGAAACCGACCCCCGGCTTTGTGGTCGAGTTGATCGACGATGACGGTAACCCGGTGCCGCAGGGGGAGGAGGGCAATATCGCCGTCAAGGTCAAGCCGGAGCCGCCGGTCGGGCTGCTCGGGGAGTACTGGCGCAACGAGGAGGCGACCCGCGAGTCCTTCATCGGTGACTGGTACTACACCGGCGACAAGGCCACCAAGGATGAGGACGGTTACTTCTGGTTCGTCGGCCGCGCTGACGATGTGATCAACGCCTCCGGCTACCGTATCGGTCCCTTCGAGGTGGAGAGCGCCCTGCAGAGCCACCCGGCGGTGGCCGAAAGCGCCGTGGTCGGCGCGCCCGACCCGCTGCGCGGCACCATCGTCAAGGCTTTCATTATCCTGGCGCCCGGTTTCGAGCCGAGCGATGAACTGGTGACCGAGATCCAGGAGCACGTCAAGGTCGAGACCGCGCCCTACAAGTACCCGCGCGAAATCGAGTTCGTGAAAGAATTGCCGAAGACCATTTCCGGCAAGATCCGCCGCGTCGAGCTGCGGCAGCGGGAAGAGCAGAAGAAAGCGTAATGACAGCGGGAATCAATCGGGCCGTTCAGGTGTTCGTGTCAACCTGAACGGCCCGTTCCGTGACCAGCTTTTCCATCAACCCGTCATAGCGACCTGCCCATTCCGCCCAGTCGTAGCCGGCAACATGATCGTGCAGTTTTTCGGGCGGCGGAGTCGGGTCGGTCAGCATCGTCCGCAGTTTCTTCAGCAGCCCCTCGCCATCCTTGTAGAGGAAGCGGCCCCGCAGTTCTTCAGGCAGGTGTTCCGGATAGGCGAGGCGGTCGGGCAGCAGCGGCGTGCAGCCGCAGTAGATCGCCTGGACCACGCTGGCGCCGAAGAAGTCATGCCTTGAGGTGACCGGCAGCAGGTCCGCGCGCCACAGCCAGCGGGCGTAGTCGGCGAAGCTCTCGGCGTAGCCGAACTGGACGATCCGGCTGCCGAGCCGTTCCTTCGCCTCGGCAAAGACCGGTGGTGCCTGGCGGTAGGATTCGCCGAGGACCGCGACCTCGAACGCCAGTCCTTCATCCCGCAGCCGGTAGAGTGCCTGGAAAAAGTCTTCCGGGTTCTTGTCATACTCCCAGCGATGGTTCCAGAGAATCAGCGGCGGGCCATCCTTTTTCGTTCCCCGCGGCTGATGACGATCGAAACGCCGCAGGTCAAGTCCGAGCGGCAGGACAGAGCTTTTCGCTTCGAGCTGAGCGACACTCTGCAGTTCATTCTGATCGGGAAAACTCTTCAGGAAAGCAGGCAGTTCACGAAAGAAGTCATCCCGGTGGTAGCGGGAATTGAACAGCACCGCGTCGGCGGCCAGGGCGCTGCTGTAGTTGATGAAGGCGTAATGGGCGTCGCGCTGTTTTCCAGGGTCGGCGTCCGCCGGCGACCAGGGATAACTGAGCTGGTTTTCGTGGCAGTAGAGGGCGACCGGCAGCCCGGCGGTCTGGTCCCGGGTGAGAGCGAGGAAGGTTGTCAGGTCGAGCATGTCGCCGGCCAGCAGCAGGTCCGGCTGCAGCCCGCGTTCGTGAAAGCGGCGCGCCAGGGTCACCGCGCCACCGTGCATGCGCCACTTCCAGTGGCGACCGGGCAGGGTCAGCAGCTCGACCCGGTGGCGGCTGCGACGGGCGTATTCTTCGGCCCAGGCGGCATGAGAGC contains:
- a CDS encoding acyl-CoA synthetase, which translates into the protein MKMTANSYDNLPVNLHGPNMLDYEETVATYQFTIPEYFNFGFDVLDRWAKDRTKLAMVWADRTGEEIRKYSFYDLQCLSNRFANVLRDLGFRKGDRLFVMVPRLVEWYAVMLGCFKLGVIPLPGPNILVPKDIAYRINQAEAVGAVVWHENAEKLEAAKGDCPSLKQLVSLGGKRDGWHSFEELMAQASPRLSCDEVEPTRADDVMLIYFTSGTTRFPKMVPHTQASYGIGHIITAKFWQDLKPTDLHWTLSDTGWAKAAWGKMFGQWQIGCAVMVHDADAKFNAKTHLKLMESCGVTTFCAPPTVYRMLVLEDLSRYDLTGIRHSLAAGEPLNPEIIKVWQEHTGTTIYDGFGQTESVNLIANYPCMEIRPGSMGKPTPGFVVELIDDDGNPVPQGEEGNIAVKVKPEPPVGLLGEYWRNEEATRESFIGDWYYTGDKATKDEDGYFWFVGRADDVINASGYRIGPFEVESALQSHPAVAESAVVGAPDPLRGTIVKAFIILAPGFEPSDELVTEIQEHVKVETAPYKYPREIEFVKELPKTISGKIRRVELRQREEQKKA
- a CDS encoding tRNA-queuosine alpha-mannosyltransferase domain-containing protein; protein product: MNICLIEPFHSGSHAAWAEEYARRSRHRVELLTLPGRHWKWRMHGGAVTLARRFHERGLQPDLLLAGDMLDLTTFLALTRDQTAGLPVALYCHENQLSYPWSPADADPGKQRDAHYAFINYSSALAADAVLFNSRYHRDDFFRELPAFLKSFPDQNELQSVAQLEAKSSVLPLGLDLRRFDRHQPRGTKKDGPPLILWNHRWEYDKNPEDFFQALYRLRDEGLAFEVAVLGESYRQAPPVFAEAKERLGSRIVQFGYAESFADYARWLWRADLLPVTSRHDFFGASVVQAIYCGCTPLLPDRLAYPEHLPEELRGRFLYKDGEGLLKKLRTMLTDPTPPPEKLHDHVAGYDWAEWAGRYDGLMEKLVTERAVQVDTNT